A single window of Modestobacter italicus DNA harbors:
- a CDS encoding alpha-amylase family glycosyl hydrolase → MSSPPWWQRGVVYQVYPRSFADGNGDGVGDLRGLRARLDHLSDLHVQAVWLSPVFTSPMADAGYDVADFCDVDPLFGTLADLDQVIADCHARDIRVVLDWVPNHTSDQHPWFRASRSSRDDPRRDWYVWRDGAPDGGPPNDWRSEFGAVGPAWTRDDRTGQWYLHSYTPQQPDLNWDDPEVEAAMHDVVRFWLDRGVDGLRIDALQRLGKDPELASNAGSELRHDQDWQPVAHERLRGIRRVVDEYPDRMIVGEVYLLDLRRVVTYLSGGDQLHLAHNFVFLHLPWEAAAFRSVIAQFQALAEPDTWPAWFLGNHDHSRIATRYDDGAGAGPVRARAVALLLTALRGTPFLYQGDELGLPDAEVPPDRVVDVDGRDPERAPLPWRPPSDAGAGAGFTTGTPWLPPVRDAEELCVERQAADPRSTLSLVRRLGALRAGSETLQSGGQQLLDAGPDVLAWLRTHGPERLLAAVDFAAEPRPLRVDGLTDDLCTLLVSTDPGRAAPPAAVPLSSITLRPGEGVLLRLLGPAGTAVAEHN, encoded by the coding sequence ATGAGCTCGCCCCCGTGGTGGCAACGCGGCGTCGTCTACCAGGTCTACCCGCGGTCCTTCGCCGACGGGAACGGGGACGGCGTCGGCGACCTCCGCGGTCTGCGGGCGCGCCTGGACCACCTCAGCGACCTGCACGTGCAGGCGGTCTGGCTCTCCCCGGTCTTCACCTCCCCGATGGCCGACGCCGGCTACGACGTCGCGGACTTCTGCGACGTCGACCCGCTGTTCGGCACCCTCGCCGACCTGGACCAGGTGATCGCCGACTGCCACGCCCGGGACATCCGGGTGGTCCTCGACTGGGTGCCCAACCACACCTCCGACCAGCACCCGTGGTTCCGCGCCTCGCGGTCGAGCCGGGACGACCCGAGACGCGACTGGTACGTCTGGCGGGACGGCGCTCCGGACGGCGGCCCGCCCAACGACTGGCGGTCGGAGTTCGGCGCCGTCGGTCCGGCCTGGACCCGGGACGACCGGACGGGCCAGTGGTACCTGCACTCCTACACGCCGCAGCAGCCCGACCTGAACTGGGACGACCCGGAGGTCGAGGCCGCGATGCACGACGTCGTCCGGTTCTGGCTGGACCGCGGGGTCGACGGGCTGCGCATCGACGCGCTGCAGCGGCTGGGCAAGGACCCAGAGCTGGCGAGCAACGCGGGCTCCGAGCTGCGTCACGACCAGGACTGGCAGCCCGTCGCGCACGAGCGGCTGCGCGGGATCCGGCGGGTGGTCGACGAGTACCCGGACCGGATGATCGTCGGTGAGGTGTACCTGCTCGACCTGCGGCGAGTCGTCACCTACCTCAGCGGCGGCGACCAGCTCCACCTGGCCCACAACTTCGTCTTCCTGCACCTGCCCTGGGAGGCGGCCGCCTTCCGGTCGGTGATCGCACAGTTCCAGGCCCTCGCGGAGCCCGACACGTGGCCGGCGTGGTTCCTCGGCAACCACGACCACTCGCGGATCGCCACCCGGTACGACGACGGCGCCGGCGCGGGGCCGGTCCGGGCGCGCGCGGTCGCCCTGCTGCTGACCGCCCTGCGCGGCACGCCCTTCCTCTACCAGGGCGACGAGCTGGGCCTGCCGGACGCCGAGGTCCCGCCGGACCGGGTGGTCGACGTCGACGGCCGGGACCCCGAGCGCGCGCCCCTCCCCTGGCGGCCGCCCTCGGACGCCGGCGCCGGCGCCGGCTTCACGACCGGGACGCCGTGGCTGCCGCCGGTCCGGGACGCCGAGGAGCTGTGCGTGGAGCGCCAGGCCGCCGACCCCCGCTCGACGCTGTCCCTCGTCCGCCGGCTCGGCGCGCTGCGCGCCGGTTCGGAGACCCTGCAGAGCGGGGGCCAGCAGCTGCTGGACGCGGGCCCTGACGTCCTGGCGTGGCTGCGCACCCACGGGCCCGAGCGGCTGCTCGCGGCCGTCGACTTCGCCGCCGAGCCCCGCCCCCTGCGGGTGGACGGGCTCACCGACGACCTGTGCACCCTCCTGGTGTCGACGGACCCCGGGCGGGCCGCGCCCCCGGCGGCCGTGCCGCTGTCCTCGATCACCCTGCGGCCCGGTGAAGGCGTCCTGCTGCGCCTGCTCGGTCCGGCCGGGACGGCGGTCGCTGAGCACAACTGA
- a CDS encoding cation-translocating P-type ATPase produces MATLRRMGVARSAARTVARLAVTGAGVAVVPVALTAGLLGEPARRATDLARAAADGAAAVEGGSLSLARQAAPERARAVGTVVTGADPIPDGHVRHLADVARGMFEPPTARHTRRVWAEHGHVHVEVAAPPAEDQPEVRRALRRHLERLDGVQWATVNDLVGRVLVAFDERQVSVDQVVGVVTAIEQSRGGTRVFPQRLDHPADLEPLLAALLDAAVDVAAVGVAFAGKVLPIPPLTRHATLVIAFLDTQQWLKATLEARLGAVGTDLVFTGSSALLHACTQSPSVPAINAAAALQRALEVRARRQVWRRRESELCRAEPEEDSSTPLEPPGERPGRLPQGPVEAYRARLGPAALGGAVGLLPLTRRPGRSADLLKALTPKAAVLGRESFAAVTDLLMCRRGVLPMDGSAYRRLDRVDAVVVDGAALCTGPQAVLDARASAEGWDAAAVWSAATRLLGDGAPPSDGAAPRLGPPRESPDAPGGSVRTLLLGRRRLGEVTVAAELDPYAEALLGAVVDAGHRLVLSRHVGSREIAGAADEVPPADEALVDTVRRLQADGCGVLVVSATDGPALLAGDVAVAPVLAGRSPAWGADLVTPPGLAEACRLVTATTAARAVSRRSVGTALTGNVLGGLLAAVGSARRGQRKATTPGKTACLWSMLDGAGTAFRVARRPAPPPSVHTPWHALDPDDVLRRVSELPSGPPRRRAAPAPVRVVTGLPVVRVPVRFARTVAAELADPLTPVLATGAAATAVLGQSTDAVLVASVTVGNALISGLQRLRAETVLESLLLEQDVPVHRETDGGREDVPGTALRIGDVVQVEAGDVLAADARLLEAAGLEVDESDLTGESLAVGKSVGATPGAEVADRTCMLFDGTTVVAGRGRAVVVAVGSATQAGRASRAAGGAAPPAGVQARLGELTRAVLPLTLAGGAVVTALGVLWGRPLREAVGSGLAIAVAAVPEGLPLVATVAQQAAARRLSARGAVVRSARVLEALGRVDTVCFDKTGTLTENRLSVVRLVPFGESGEDDVLRLAAAAVADGDDRAHETDRAVVDAATERELAADGDPQAGLPFAADRGFSAVVRNGRLVVKGAPEVVLRRCADPHGAPEAVQELASDGLRVLAVADRAADGAPEDLDDAAHDLTLRGLIGLADTLRASSVAAVEQLRAAGVRVVIATGDHPETAAAIAGQAGLPDADRVVTGSQLARASEAERAELVRTAAVFARFSPEQKVTLVAALRRAGATLAMTGDGVNDAAAIRLADVGVGVSGAESPAARTAADLVLTDQDLTRLVDAIAEGRAMWSRVREAVSVLVGGNAGEVTFTVLGTVLGGRSPLGTRQLLLVNLLTDMFPALAVAVSTPRTVTPEVAEGPLAGHPLAPVLLAGPQRGFTDAVRRSVLVRGAATTVGATGAWATGRLTGPYRRASTMGLAALIGTQLGQTAWSGRRSPLVLATAAGSLAVLVAVVQVPGLSQFFGCTPLDPLAWLTVLGWAAAGTVTAEVGPALVARLGAAG; encoded by the coding sequence ATGGCCACGCTCCGCCGGATGGGCGTCGCGCGCAGCGCGGCCCGCACCGTGGCGCGCCTGGCCGTCACCGGTGCGGGCGTCGCCGTCGTGCCCGTGGCCTTGACCGCCGGGCTGCTCGGCGAGCCTGCCCGCCGGGCGACGGACCTCGCCCGGGCCGCCGCGGACGGTGCTGCGGCGGTCGAGGGCGGCTCGCTCTCGCTCGCCCGGCAGGCCGCGCCCGAAAGGGCCCGTGCCGTCGGGACCGTCGTCACCGGGGCCGACCCGATCCCCGACGGCCACGTCCGGCACCTCGCCGACGTCGCCCGGGGCATGTTCGAACCGCCGACGGCCCGGCACACCCGGCGGGTGTGGGCCGAGCACGGGCACGTGCACGTCGAGGTCGCCGCGCCGCCCGCCGAGGACCAGCCGGAGGTCCGCCGGGCGCTGCGCCGTCACCTGGAGCGGCTGGACGGCGTCCAGTGGGCGACGGTCAACGACCTCGTCGGCCGGGTGCTGGTCGCGTTCGACGAACGGCAGGTCTCGGTCGACCAGGTCGTCGGCGTCGTCACCGCGATCGAGCAGTCCCGTGGCGGCACGCGGGTGTTCCCCCAGCGCCTGGACCACCCGGCGGACCTGGAGCCGCTGCTGGCGGCGCTGCTCGACGCCGCCGTCGACGTCGCGGCGGTCGGGGTGGCCTTCGCCGGCAAGGTGCTGCCGATCCCGCCGCTGACCCGGCACGCGACGCTGGTCATCGCGTTCCTGGACACCCAGCAGTGGCTGAAGGCCACGCTGGAGGCCCGGCTCGGGGCGGTCGGCACGGATCTGGTCTTCACCGGGTCCAGCGCGCTGCTGCACGCCTGCACGCAGAGCCCCTCGGTCCCGGCGATCAACGCGGCCGCCGCGCTCCAGCGGGCGCTGGAGGTCCGCGCCCGGCGGCAGGTCTGGCGGCGGCGCGAGTCCGAGCTCTGCCGGGCCGAGCCGGAGGAGGACAGCTCCACCCCGCTCGAGCCGCCGGGCGAGCGCCCCGGCCGGCTGCCGCAGGGGCCGGTCGAGGCCTACCGCGCGCGGCTCGGTCCCGCAGCCCTGGGCGGTGCGGTCGGACTGCTCCCGCTGACCCGTCGTCCCGGCCGGTCCGCGGACCTGCTCAAGGCGCTGACGCCGAAGGCCGCGGTCCTGGGCCGGGAGTCCTTCGCCGCCGTCACCGACCTCCTGATGTGCCGCCGGGGCGTGCTGCCGATGGACGGCTCGGCGTACCGCCGGCTGGACCGGGTCGACGCGGTGGTGGTCGACGGCGCGGCGCTGTGCACCGGGCCGCAGGCCGTCCTCGACGCCCGGGCGTCGGCCGAGGGCTGGGACGCCGCCGCGGTCTGGAGCGCGGCCACCCGGCTGCTCGGCGACGGTGCGCCCCCCAGCGACGGCGCGGCCCCGCGCCTCGGGCCGCCGCGGGAGTCGCCGGACGCGCCCGGCGGCTCGGTGCGCACCCTGCTGCTGGGCCGGCGCCGGCTGGGTGAGGTCACGGTCGCCGCCGAGCTCGACCCGTACGCGGAGGCCCTGCTCGGCGCGGTCGTGGACGCCGGGCACCGGCTCGTCCTGTCCCGCCACGTCGGGAGCCGGGAGATCGCCGGCGCGGCGGACGAGGTGCCACCGGCGGACGAGGCGCTCGTGGACACCGTGCGCCGCCTCCAGGCCGACGGCTGCGGCGTGCTCGTCGTCTCGGCCACCGACGGGCCGGCGCTGCTGGCCGGTGACGTGGCCGTGGCCCCGGTCCTGGCCGGGCGGTCCCCGGCGTGGGGGGCGGACCTGGTCACCCCGCCCGGTCTGGCCGAGGCCTGCCGGCTCGTCACGGCGACGACCGCCGCGCGCGCGGTCAGCCGGCGCTCGGTCGGCACCGCGCTCACCGGCAACGTCCTCGGCGGCCTGCTGGCCGCCGTCGGCAGCGCCCGCCGTGGGCAGCGCAAGGCCACCACCCCCGGCAAGACGGCGTGCCTCTGGAGCATGCTCGACGGCGCCGGGACGGCGTTCCGGGTGGCCCGCCGTCCGGCGCCTCCGCCGTCGGTGCACACGCCGTGGCACGCCCTCGACCCCGACGACGTCCTGCGTCGGGTGTCGGAGCTGCCCTCCGGACCGCCGCGGCGGCGGGCCGCGCCGGCCCCGGTCCGGGTGGTGACCGGGCTCCCGGTGGTCCGGGTCCCGGTCCGGTTCGCCCGGACGGTCGCCGCCGAGCTCGCCGATCCGCTCACCCCGGTTCTCGCCACCGGCGCGGCGGCGACGGCGGTGCTGGGGCAGTCGACGGACGCCGTGCTGGTCGCCAGCGTGACGGTCGGCAACGCGCTCATCAGCGGCCTGCAGCGGCTGCGGGCCGAGACGGTGCTGGAGTCGCTGCTGCTCGAGCAGGACGTGCCCGTGCACCGGGAGACCGACGGCGGTCGGGAGGACGTGCCGGGGACCGCGCTGCGGATCGGCGACGTGGTCCAGGTCGAGGCCGGTGACGTGCTCGCCGCGGACGCCCGGCTGCTGGAGGCGGCCGGCCTCGAGGTGGACGAGTCCGACCTGACCGGTGAGTCGCTCGCGGTGGGCAAGTCGGTGGGGGCCACGCCCGGGGCCGAGGTGGCGGACCGCACCTGCATGCTCTTCGACGGCACCACGGTCGTCGCCGGCCGAGGTCGGGCCGTCGTCGTCGCGGTCGGGTCCGCGACGCAGGCCGGCCGTGCCTCACGTGCCGCGGGTGGAGCGGCGCCGCCGGCCGGCGTGCAGGCGCGGCTGGGTGAGCTGACCCGGGCGGTGCTGCCGCTGACCCTCGCCGGCGGCGCGGTGGTCACCGCACTCGGCGTGCTGTGGGGCCGTCCGCTGCGCGAGGCCGTCGGCTCCGGGCTGGCCATCGCGGTGGCCGCGGTGCCGGAGGGGCTGCCGCTGGTGGCGACCGTGGCCCAGCAGGCGGCGGCCCGGCGGCTGTCCGCGCGCGGTGCGGTGGTGCGCAGCGCGCGGGTGCTGGAGGCGCTCGGCCGGGTGGACACGGTCTGCTTCGACAAGACCGGGACGCTGACCGAGAACCGGCTGAGCGTGGTCCGGCTCGTCCCGTTCGGGGAGTCGGGGGAGGACGACGTCCTCCGGCTGGCCGCCGCTGCGGTCGCCGACGGCGACGACCGGGCCCACGAGACCGACCGGGCGGTGGTCGACGCGGCGACCGAGCGGGAGCTCGCTGCCGACGGCGACCCGCAGGCGGGCCTGCCCTTCGCCGCCGATCGCGGGTTCTCCGCCGTCGTCCGGAACGGCCGTCTGGTGGTCAAGGGCGCCCCCGAGGTGGTCCTCCGCCGGTGCGCCGACCCCCACGGCGCGCCGGAGGCGGTGCAGGAGCTGGCGTCCGACGGCTTGCGGGTCCTGGCGGTCGCCGACCGTGCGGCGGACGGTGCGCCGGAGGACCTCGACGACGCGGCGCACGACCTCACCCTGCGCGGGCTGATCGGCCTCGCCGACACCCTGCGCGCGTCCTCCGTCGCGGCCGTCGAGCAGCTGCGCGCCGCGGGTGTCCGGGTGGTCATCGCGACCGGCGATCACCCGGAGACGGCCGCCGCGATCGCCGGGCAGGCCGGCCTCCCGGACGCCGACCGGGTGGTGACCGGTTCCCAGCTGGCCCGGGCCTCGGAGGCCGAGCGCGCCGAGCTGGTGCGGACCGCCGCCGTCTTCGCGCGGTTCTCCCCGGAGCAGAAGGTCACCCTGGTCGCCGCCCTGCGCCGGGCCGGGGCCACCCTGGCGATGACGGGGGACGGCGTCAACGACGCCGCCGCGATCCGGCTGGCCGACGTCGGGGTCGGGGTCTCCGGCGCGGAGTCCCCGGCCGCCCGCACCGCCGCGGACCTGGTGCTGACCGACCAGGACCTGACCCGGCTGGTCGACGCCATCGCCGAGGGCCGGGCGATGTGGTCGCGGGTCCGGGAGGCGGTGTCGGTGCTGGTGGGCGGCAACGCCGGCGAGGTCACGTTCACGGTGCTGGGGACGGTCCTCGGCGGCCGGTCGCCGCTCGGGACCCGGCAGCTGCTGCTGGTCAACCTGCTCACCGACATGTTCCCGGCACTCGCCGTGGCCGTCTCGACGCCGCGGACGGTCACCCCGGAGGTGGCGGAGGGGCCGCTCGCCGGGCACCCGCTGGCGCCGGTCCTGCTGGCCGGCCCGCAGCGGGGGTTCACCGATGCCGTCCGGCGCAGCGTGCTGGTGCGGGGGGCGGCGACCACCGTCGGGGCGACCGGGGCATGGGCGACCGGTCGGCTCACCGGCCCGTACCGGCGGGCCAGCACGATGGGCCTGGCCGCGCTCATCGGCACCCAGCTGGGCCAGACCGCGTGGTCCGGGCGCCGCAGCCCGCTCGTGCTGGCGACCGCCGCCGGCTCCCTCGCCGTGCTGGTCGCCGTCGTCCAGGTCCCCGGGCTGAGCCAGTTCTTCGGCTGCACGCCGCTGGACCCGCTGGCCTGGCTGACCGTGCTCGGCTGGGCCGCCGCCGGCACGGTGACCGCCGAGGTCGGCCCGGCCCTCGTCGCCCGGCTGGGCGCGGCCGGCTGA
- a CDS encoding MFS transporter — protein sequence MNGEQVARSSGVGFRSERGPVLIGVMLSTAVVAIDATVIATAVPSVVADLGGFAEFPWLFSVYLLAQAVTVPVYGKLADVFGRKPVMLFGLGLFLLGSVLCGLAWDMGALIAFRAVQGLGAGAVQPMSMTIVGDLYSLEERAKVQGYIASVWGISSVVGPTLGGVFSEYVSWRWIFFVNVPLCLVAAAMIGLRFAERVDRRRPQIDYAGAGVLTVALTLLVLGLLEGGQAWAWASPAGVAVLGGGGVLLAVFVAIERRAADPVVPLRLLRSRLLVATSLVSACVGAVLLGLTSYVPTFVQDVLGTGPLVAGFALAALTLGWPLSASQAGRLYLRIGIRSTALVGVVVVLLGAALLLLLDGSSSVLLVGGTTFVIGLGMGFTAAPTLIAAQSAVAWTERGVVTGLNMFARSAGSAVGIAVFGAVVNATLRGQDVGSDGVSPAALTTAVHHVFQGTVLLTVALLAAVLLMPRDRRRAQAPAEEHSDEVAAR from the coding sequence GTGAACGGGGAGCAGGTCGCGCGGTCGTCGGGTGTCGGGTTCCGGTCCGAGCGGGGGCCCGTGCTGATCGGGGTGATGCTGTCCACCGCCGTGGTCGCCATCGACGCGACCGTGATCGCCACCGCCGTCCCGTCCGTGGTGGCCGACCTCGGCGGCTTCGCCGAGTTCCCCTGGCTGTTCTCGGTCTACCTGCTGGCCCAGGCGGTCACGGTGCCGGTCTACGGCAAGCTGGCCGACGTCTTCGGGCGCAAGCCGGTGATGCTGTTCGGCCTCGGGCTGTTCCTGCTCGGCTCGGTGCTCTGCGGCCTGGCCTGGGACATGGGCGCGCTGATCGCCTTCCGGGCGGTGCAGGGCCTGGGCGCCGGGGCGGTCCAGCCGATGTCGATGACGATCGTCGGCGACCTGTACTCGCTGGAGGAGCGGGCGAAGGTGCAGGGCTACATCGCCAGCGTCTGGGGCATCTCCTCCGTCGTCGGCCCCACGCTGGGCGGGGTCTTCTCCGAGTACGTCAGCTGGCGGTGGATCTTCTTCGTCAACGTCCCGCTGTGCCTCGTGGCGGCGGCGATGATCGGCCTGCGGTTCGCCGAGCGCGTCGACCGGCGCCGCCCGCAGATCGACTACGCCGGGGCCGGCGTGCTCACCGTCGCCCTCACGCTGCTGGTGCTCGGCCTGCTCGAGGGCGGCCAGGCCTGGGCGTGGGCGTCCCCGGCCGGTGTCGCCGTGCTGGGCGGCGGCGGCGTCCTGCTGGCGGTCTTCGTCGCGATCGAGCGCCGGGCGGCCGACCCGGTGGTCCCGCTGCGGCTGCTGCGGTCGCGGCTGCTGGTCGCGACCAGCCTGGTCTCCGCGTGCGTCGGCGCGGTCCTGCTCGGGCTCACCTCCTACGTGCCGACGTTCGTGCAGGACGTGCTGGGCACCGGCCCGCTGGTCGCCGGCTTCGCGCTGGCGGCGCTGACCCTGGGCTGGCCGCTGTCGGCCTCCCAGGCGGGCCGGCTGTACCTGCGGATCGGCATCCGCTCCACCGCGCTGGTCGGGGTCGTCGTCGTCCTGCTGGGTGCTGCGCTGCTGCTCCTGCTGGACGGGTCCTCCAGCGTGCTGCTGGTCGGCGGGACGACGTTCGTCATCGGCCTGGGCATGGGCTTCACCGCCGCGCCCACGCTGATCGCCGCGCAGTCGGCGGTCGCCTGGACCGAGCGCGGCGTGGTGACCGGGCTGAACATGTTCGCCCGCTCCGCCGGCAGCGCGGTCGGCATCGCCGTGTTCGGCGCGGTGGTCAACGCGACGCTGCGGGGGCAGGACGTGGGCAGCGACGGGGTGTCCCCGGCGGCGCTCACCACCGCGGTGCACCACGTCTTCCAGGGCACGGTGCTGCTGACCGTGGCGCTGCTCGCCGCCGTGCTCCTCATGCCGCGGGACCGGCGCCGCGCCCAGGCCCCAGCGGAGGAGCACTCCGACGAGGTCGCCGCGCGCTGA
- a CDS encoding sulfite exporter TauE/SafE family protein, giving the protein MTTSLDVLPEGLSPTALLLVVLAGLVAGFVDAVVGGGGLVQLPALLLVPGLSPVEALATNKLGSILGTTTSAVTYHRRVHPDLRTALPMAGLALVTSFLGASIAALLPASVFKPVIVVALVAIGAFTLLRPSIGQVTALRHAGRRHHGVAAVVGAVIGFYDGVLGPGTGSFLVFAMVSLLGYDFLAASAKAKIVNCATNLGALVFFVPHGYVFWGLGLLLGAANTVGAYLGARLATTRGSRFVRIAFLVVVTALLLRLGWDVWVEDIRPAS; this is encoded by the coding sequence GTGACCACGTCCCTGGACGTCCTGCCCGAGGGGCTGAGCCCGACGGCGCTGCTGCTGGTCGTGCTCGCCGGGCTGGTCGCCGGCTTCGTCGACGCCGTCGTGGGCGGCGGGGGTCTGGTGCAGCTGCCGGCCCTGCTGCTCGTGCCGGGGCTCAGCCCGGTGGAGGCCCTGGCCACCAACAAGCTCGGGTCGATCCTCGGGACGACCACCAGCGCCGTCACGTACCACCGGAGGGTCCACCCGGACCTGCGGACCGCCCTGCCGATGGCGGGCCTGGCGCTGGTCACGAGCTTCCTCGGCGCGTCGATCGCGGCGCTCCTGCCGGCCTCGGTGTTCAAGCCGGTGATCGTGGTGGCGTTGGTGGCCATCGGTGCGTTCACCCTGCTGCGTCCGTCGATCGGGCAGGTGACGGCGCTGCGGCACGCGGGTCGCCGACACCACGGCGTCGCCGCGGTGGTCGGTGCCGTCATCGGCTTCTACGACGGCGTCCTCGGACCGGGCACCGGCTCGTTCCTCGTGTTCGCGATGGTCTCGCTGCTGGGCTACGACTTCCTGGCGGCCAGCGCCAAGGCGAAGATCGTCAACTGCGCCACCAACCTCGGCGCGCTGGTGTTCTTCGTCCCGCACGGCTACGTCTTCTGGGGCCTGGGGCTCCTGCTCGGTGCGGCGAACACGGTCGGCGCCTACCTCGGCGCACGGCTGGCGACCACCCGGGGCAGCCGGTTCGTCCGGATCGCCTTCCTGGTGGTCGTCACCGCCCTGCTGCTGCGGCTGGGGTGGGACGTCTGGGTGGAGGACATCCGCCCGGCCAGCTGA
- a CDS encoding MarR family winged helix-turn-helix transcriptional regulator, translated as MTTRRTAEPSLESGDLLALERQVCFALSVAARNVVAVYRPVLEPLGLTHPQYLVMLALWQHGPSSVKELSQLLQLDPGTLSPLLKRLEAAGLLRRERDPRDQRNLAVALTDAGRALRDRAERIPAGIVERLGMPVEELAALQSALTRVIAASQQALAGPADDAPAGLPAREA; from the coding sequence GTGACGACGCGCCGGACGGCTGAGCCGTCGCTCGAGTCCGGGGACCTGCTCGCCCTCGAGCGGCAGGTGTGCTTCGCCCTGTCGGTGGCCGCGCGCAACGTCGTCGCCGTCTACCGGCCGGTGCTGGAACCGCTCGGTCTCACCCACCCCCAGTACCTGGTGATGCTGGCCCTCTGGCAGCACGGCCCGTCGTCGGTCAAGGAGCTGTCGCAGCTCCTGCAGCTGGACCCGGGCACGCTCTCCCCGCTGCTCAAGCGGCTGGAGGCGGCCGGCCTGCTGCGCCGGGAGCGGGACCCGAGGGACCAGCGCAACCTCGCCGTGGCGCTGACCGACGCCGGCCGCGCCCTGCGCGACCGGGCGGAGCGCATCCCGGCCGGCATCGTCGAGCGGCTGGGGATGCCGGTCGAGGAGCTGGCGGCGCTGCAGTCGGCGCTGACCCGGGTCATCGCCGCCTCCCAGCAGGCACTGGCCGGTCCGGCGGACGACGCACCGGCCGGCCTGCCGGCGCGGGAGGCGTGA
- a CDS encoding DUF5313 family protein, with the protein MTAPRQEHTATMSQPTAEPGTPAEPVVRPAPHRWLWYAFGGRLPARHRSWVLFDTTTDTWWARHVVRSLVQMAVPIIAVMTLVPADWGLRAACAGGGVFLAMIYSLAYMNETVEHRVVKAGYPAGTAQAIRDRGSSTKLQAETERKRAAAAKRAARYRDRTGR; encoded by the coding sequence GTGACCGCCCCCCGTCAGGAGCACACCGCCACCATGAGCCAGCCCACCGCGGAGCCCGGCACGCCGGCTGAGCCCGTCGTCCGCCCCGCGCCGCACCGCTGGCTCTGGTACGCCTTCGGCGGCCGGCTCCCGGCCCGGCACCGCAGCTGGGTGCTGTTCGACACCACGACCGACACCTGGTGGGCCCGGCACGTCGTGCGCAGCCTGGTCCAGATGGCCGTGCCGATCATCGCGGTGATGACGCTGGTCCCGGCGGACTGGGGGCTGCGGGCCGCCTGCGCCGGCGGCGGCGTGTTCCTGGCGATGATCTACTCGCTGGCCTACATGAACGAGACGGTGGAGCACCGGGTGGTCAAGGCCGGTTACCCCGCCGGCACGGCGCAGGCGATCCGCGACCGGGGCTCCTCCACCAAGCTGCAGGCGGAGACGGAGCGCAAGCGGGCCGCCGCAGCCAAGCGGGCCGCCCGCTACCGGGACCGCACCGGCCGCTGA